TTCCGGTCAATTTCTTGATTCCTTGCAGCACAGTCTGGAGTGGGATTTAAATCATGTTGCTACTGGTTGTTGTAAAGATCTCTAACGCCTCACAGGTAACATATTTGCGATGGTTCTGTCAGCTTTAGTTTTGTTTATTTGAATGGAGTTCTGCACTTGGATTAGTCTGGTATGCTTCTCAAAGATGGGTGTTTGGGGAAGAAGTAGAGGGAATGAAAGGAAAAGTCAAGTTCACTACAAATCAATAGAATAGTATTGTAGATTGACTTGCTGCTTATTTCATGATATGTGACAAAGTGCATATAGCATATTACAGAAAAAGGTGCAATGTGTTTTggcctcttctcttctcttgatAGGTTTTCTGCGTATACAAGTGAAGAAGGTGGGCTGTTGAATGCTGAAAAGGTGTATTAAACATATAGTGGAGTATGAGGTGTAACTTGTGTTATTATTGATGTCTACAAAATGGAGGACTCAGTATCTCCATGGGGGGTTGACTTTATGGGTGTAATGGGACACAAATTAACACACTCTCCAATGCACAACACACACCAATCTTGGCCACTACATGCATACCTAACCTCATAGCATCATACGACACTTCCTGCAGACAGCTTCTCTCTCATGGCACAAAGGACTTTGACCCATCCTTTGTTTGTAAATTGAAGGATCCTGGATTTTGCTTTAGGGAAATATATGAATAATGTTGTACACTAAATCAACATTAAACATGACATTGGTGATAAGACTGAAGTTGACTTGTATCATATATTTTGCAATTATATCGAGTTCACATTGGCAAAAGCGAGTCCTTTGCACGTCTAAAATTATGTTTGCAGGATTTGGGTGTAAGATTTTTAAATGACGATGACAGAGCCTTGTACACTTAGTTCTTGCAGGCTCAGGTGTTATCTTATGCTCCTCTTTTCATAATCCATTATTTCAAACTCCGTATGTGATTTATAAGCTACTGTCGATGTAATAAAACATAGTAATCTTGCCTTCAACCTTATTTCTTGTGATAATATGACCTATACGGCTTTGTTCTAGTCAAATTCCATTTCGTATAAACAAGGATGCTCAGTGGTTCATATCAAAGTTTTATTTAGTCTTGGCTTGTTCGATAGTTCCTACTCATTAAGTGTTTATTGCAAATTTTACCTCTTATTATGAACACAAAATTAGCAAAGTTTGATAAGCAGTGTGGAAATTCAGAATGTTCTAGGAGACAGACTAGCTGGTATAAGACACTTACTCCATCTCCTCTTGGAATATTCAGTCATGGTGCTCTGTAATGTACGCAGTCAATTGAATGTACAAGCTCATAGCAGAGCTCTGAAGTCCTGGTCCTGGTTATTATGCAAATCATGAACCATAGTCAGGTTGTAGTTTGATGATTGTTTTGTGATTGTTCGAATGTTGCAGATTATGTTTTGCTGTAATTGATGCCTCATTTTTTAAGTAAAGTATCTTTGGGAAAAAAAAGAGAGTAAAGTATCTTTAGATATCTTAGCATTTGTATGTTTATAGAAGACATCGGGACCCTGCACAGATAATTACGGCCATTGCATATGCCTATAATGATTAATCTGGCAaagctcaaaagaaaaaaaaaagtcaaaaagcAGTTATCATTGATTTGTCTGCAAACTTCTCTGTTCTTTCATGTGCTCCCAGGGCAACCGATGAGTCTATGTTCTTAAGACCCCTCGATACTGCTCTATCATTTGAGTTAAAGCTTTTCCTAATACTATCTGCACTTCCTGATATTTCAGCTCGAAGGTATTAAGTATGGATCTGCACCAGTATCAATAACCATGAGATCATATGTGTTGTAAAGACTTCGAATCTGACTCTAGGTAGCTGAGACTTGGGAGGCATGCAGAAGCTCTTCACAAGCTTTTCATTCCTGGTATTGTCTTCGATTAATTAGCAAGGATTTTaaccctttctttctctctctatgtTTATTGAAGCCATGCATGATATTATTGCTGTTTTACCTATGGTGCACTACTGTTTCCACTTGCTTTAGTGTTGTCTCATCACCATTCCTTTGTATGTAACCTCTCTTTTGTACATTTAAGAAGACATCTTAGCACACTGTTTTGCCATAGAAAAACTTAAATTTTACTGCATATCTTAGATCATGCTTCTACCATTCCATGGAAAATATACAAGCTTTGttgttataattatttttcctcATGCTTTGCTAATCTCAATGATATCTTTATCAGATCATGGATCAACGAAACAAGGATCTGAGTGGTATTGCCTCTCATGGTTGGTCACTCATTAACGAAACATTAATTGTAGTTGTCTATTTATGTACCGATACTTTTCCGACAAATTAAGCTAATAAACATGCCTAGGTTAGATGCAATTCTCAAGTGGAGAACTTGTTAAGTGTGTTGTATTAGAACCCTGAAGTTTCAATTACTTGTGGTGGCTGTCACTAGCTGTGATTCATCTTATTACCAGATGTGTTTTATTTTGGGAAGGATCCTAATATTCATAGTGTACCAATTGTAGGATAATGATCCTAATATTAAAGAGGAGCAATGTTGAGATCTCTGCTTCTACAAGTTTGACCTATTAATGATACAAATTCCTTGATGTTGCTAGAGAGGTTGACTTTAAAGTGTCATCATATTTAAAACCAATTGGTTAAGAATAAAGGATTTATTTAGTTCAAGTAATGTGTTATAGGATTAGGAGGAATGGTTTCATGGTTTTATTGCTATATCCATATGGTTCCATAACCACTAGACTAAGTCTCTCTCTTTAATTCATCAGGCATTGACCATCAATGGTTACATCAAACTTGAACAAAAGTCTGAGGGGATCCTTCAGGTACAGGAACTTAATCCAATAGAAAATAATCTGATTTTTGTATTATATTATTGGAAACAGATGGCTCTTTTACTTCTACTGGTGTGTGCAGGTAAAAGGATGCATGATGGCCCAAGTGTTGCTGAATGCTCGGAAGCTGCAGAACTCAAATGTACATAACATATAGATCAAGGTGTATATATGTACAAGGAAGGGTTGACTGACTGCTCGAAACGGTACAAAATAAATGGTATGTATTGGTTCATAAGCTGATCGTGGACTAAGTATCGATCGGTACGAGTGATGTATCAGTTGATACGATCGAAACTCGTTATATTTATGGATTGGTATCGTTTGAAATTTAGCCATTACtgatccaaatttgaactagataATCATTATATTTACGGATTGGAGCCTTGTTGACTTTAAATCCCCCTCCCTCACCTCTTTCACTCACTGTTATTCTCTCTCTCACACCCACATAGTTTCTAATGGATGATTAGTAATATTTAATCTATTTATTTGGATAAAAAAGGGGTTGGAAACTCTTATTAGATTTGATGAGCATCATTTTGATTGGTTCGAGTCCAATTAGGGGTTATTTGTTCATTCTTAtaacctaaaatttttatttatttatgtcttATATACACTTTGAATGTATTTAAATACAATAAAaatatcattgaataaaaaaattaaaaaaaaaatatttttataatttttgattttttaataaatgtGCACATGTccacatatgacatgttgtggtcTAGATCAAGATCGACATCATTCGATATGAGATGATGCTTACAAGTTCATAATAATATCGTTTATGGGTCATTATCAatgaaataacaataataattggatccaataatatatatatatatatatatatatatatatatatatatacatgtatatatatatgtatgtatgtatatatatctatatatatatacatatatatatatatatacatatatatatatatgtatatatatatgtatatacatacatacatatatatatatacatatatatatatgtatgtatatatagatatatatacatatatatgtatatatctatatatacatatatatgtatatatatctatatatacatatacatatatatacatatatatatatatatacatatatatacatatatatttcaaCATGCTGAGTGACAAGGAAATTGTTTTTCCTTATATTTCAAAGGATATGGAAAGATAAGTAACATTATCAACTTCTTGTCGGTTGTTGTCCTAAAGAAAACAAGGCAAAGAGGTGATATGATGAAATCATTGAGTCACATTAGgttccctttatatatatatatatatatatatatatatatatatatatatatatatatatcttttcctGCTGCATCGTTCTCCTAAACTAAGCGAGCTTACGTGGAGGATGCCTTAGAAAAGCTATCCCTTGTATTATATGTGCACATATATAATTGCCAGCCCACCACCACAAATTGATTTATCTCCCTCGTCGTTCATGGTTTGACCAGGTCAAACTGTTCCTTCCTCTTCCATCCCCTAATAAACAGGCGGATGCCGAGCTGTGTTGCCCCTTCACCACCCATCAATCTCTGCAGCTCCTGAGGTCACTAATCCCATGGTCTTCTTCCCCCTCCCCACCTCCATCCCATTCCACCCTCACCTCcgcgccaccaccaccgccgtcAAGTACTGATCGATCGATCCATCCATCATGGAACTGCagctctccccctccccctcatCCTCCTCCACGTCCTCCATGGGCGACACCACGGATGTGGTCGTCACGGACGACGAGACCACGGTGCCGGAAAACCTCAAAGCCAGTGAGAAGAAAGCGCTGCTTGAGCTGAGGACAATGCTGGAAGACGCCATCGTGGCTGGTCAGCTCCTCCACCACCCTTCCCATCGCCACGAGAGGAGCAAGACCCGTGTTGCCAACTCTTGTTCGGTGAACTCGTCGTGCGTGAAGgcagaggaggcggaggaggatctGAGCGACGTCTCTTTGTGGGGCGTTCCGCTGTTGCCGAGCAGAAAGCACGAGAGCACCGACGTGATCCTCCTCAAGTTCCTCCGAGCCAGGGAGTTCAAGGCCGCCGAGGCGTTGGACATGATCGGGAGGACGCTGAGATGGAGAAGAGACTTCGGCGTCGACGGGATGATGGAGGGGGAAGGTGGCGCTGACGCAGCGCCGCCGCAGCCGCCACCGCCGCACCTCAAGAGTGCAGCATACATTGACGGCAGAGACAGAGAAGGCCACCCGGTATGCTACAACATCTACGGCGTGTTCAAGGACAAGGACGTGTACCGGCAGACCTTCGGCGACGAGGAGCGGCAGGAGAAGTTCCTCCGCTGGAGAGTGCAACTGATGGAGCAGGGAATCAAGCAGATGAGCCTGAAGCCTGGTGGAGCGGCGGCGATGCTTCACATCATCGACTTCAAGGACTCGCTGAGGCCGGGCATGAGGGAGCTCCGCAGCGCCACCAGAGAGATCGTCTCCATTACGCAGGACAACTATCCCGAGTTCGTCGCAAAGAACGTAAGTCCATAAACAATTCGATCGAATTAGAGTAGGATTTAAGTGTTTGATTTCGATCCCATTCTTGTTTGCAGATATTCTTGAACGTCTCCTTCCGCTACTACGCTTACCATGCACTCTTCTCTCCCTTCATCACTCCAAGAACAAGGAGCAAGTTCATCTTCGCCAGGCCCGCCAAAGTCACGGAAACGCTTCTCAAGTACGCAGGCCTTCTACCACCACACTTAGTACTTAAATCCGCCCCTGCATCTGACAGCACTCCCCTGACAGGTTCATGTCCCCGGAGACCATACCGGTGCAGTACGGTGGCCTGAGAAGGGGGGAGGACGACGACGAGTTCTCAGCTGAAAACGAACGAGCGTCGGAGTTGGTGATCAGAGGCGGAGGAATCGGACGCATCGAAATCCCCATACTGGAGGTAAAGGATCGATCCATTGATCCCCACTGACAATTCCGTTGCCTTTGATCTCATGCCCTTTGGTGGCGGGCATGCAGCCAGGGGTGACT
Above is a genomic segment from Musa acuminata AAA Group cultivar baxijiao chromosome BXJ3-4, Cavendish_Baxijiao_AAA, whole genome shotgun sequence containing:
- the LOC135635235 gene encoding patellin-4-like: MELQLSPSPSSSSTSSMGDTTDVVVTDDETTVPENLKASEKKALLELRTMLEDAIVAGQLLHHPSHRHERSKTRVANSCSVNSSCVKAEEAEEDLSDVSLWGVPLLPSRKHESTDVILLKFLRAREFKAAEALDMIGRTLRWRRDFGVDGMMEGEGGADAAPPQPPPPHLKSAAYIDGRDREGHPVCYNIYGVFKDKDVYRQTFGDEERQEKFLRWRVQLMEQGIKQMSLKPGGAAAMLHIIDFKDSLRPGMRELRSATREIVSITQDNYPEFVAKNIFLNVSFRYYAYHALFSPFITPRTRSKFIFARPAKVTETLLKFMSPETIPVQYGGLRRGEDDDEFSAENERASELVIRGGGIGRIEIPILEPGVTVVWDITVVGWDVNYREEFIPEDEGSYKILIQNEKKPEECIRNSFYISEPGKVVLTVENRTFKKKRVFYRSKSKPTIPLYDLLSQTQHPQL